Proteins encoded together in one Hylaeus volcanicus isolate JK05 chromosome 3, UHH_iyHylVolc1.0_haploid, whole genome shotgun sequence window:
- the LOC128874296 gene encoding uncharacterized protein LOC128874296 has product MNYGGNLPDWHQFNASQTNEVTPNSQNVNSGHLAFIPGVSPPTLNAHSLSSDGLNKHQTESNYNSRNFQLYNNVSSGPNLSNNSPLASMVQMQNCIGHYGSPNTRNPMLDNLNASVDPRNTVVGTINDEIGYRNNQVPFNGPIGHLNGPNCNINASTGPASGPGPRTTSVPGSGTNPVNGIGSGSIYGSGPRHGPVSGSGPGPGNMGPRNTNIGSVPLGKPGPSSFVPCKGLCCNSDPNMNYQQWEKFGSYQNNTSYRDNVHPPGYQIENRHFGNNCNFRKDNLEGKETMTPVMSNASAVDHRRNFTDYKYHKDHLTHRNYPASSGMFHNYPVQNYNYSTEHQKYPYPVKEHPKTNNMNMSNPGMLKHQDQNFIAQQKFNNKQFQYQNGNMLPKGVPTMNVNGNMASTSQNLYFNSQYARNIPTEIAHECQETTDNGAVINRMPGTYMHNSSAQQQTNQHKIAIQKFSIENHLREMSRTPGYQSHPRYKECVLRYRELLKLQQSTGYQNPVQQTPRVATPVNTAVPPINLQFDQNGMLINSNFITDGFSKLQHAPSMEQQSEAMEKQQKDQAIAIANEKCQQTQQPGQLMIPSEIEHVPSSCAETFQKQNQFPIHKDFNQNQLKVQTSESHRFDTLNTDTSNKTMMQQKASKQFANKPDLDVRQFLANWDETDDEEGPTSSLPDTVLSDTTPVVVVSYENVDLSSKSPQSTEVTRRNSFDSNKTPLDNEKEAEANMITTQDCLAISYSPPESAEIAKTTKRTIGEGVVKPGSIIHCISNGPDEIPTIHIVDNLEISNILGASNDQVIETLEKQKTISFFRETTNNETEATVLKSAEQHNKNETCILSANYSTSLANVNKVTNIQDSRISETIQTDTTSINNQELRVLSAKSNLDVTDNLDLKKQSSFASEESHNPDDISLPDLPTSECTPISTTLNTPIHSDSEESSQNIEDLSISTNPIEVMQNSPVISFTQSPVKMEPYGQLNNEDKLKNRSLGTLELEFQKENRYKNSAATSNHEQEVIISNFDFSPSNSKTKSAEIVKDKQVKNLETNLARKKVFLIDGKENDIRVSDTCAALTSIAYELEVQQEIVESEKNSECESPNSVHGEKHKARRSTDSTKSVIQNSDSTADVDNIACTVISTASNANLTSPTESDDETQTSKHERALSKRQKIKSLNVSINTINPTLTEVNLNARKRIKGSGGWEDKCIDRNADKLIKVQKKNVEHLTQLKHSDIKRFAEDDSNSSQGDEHSVCHMTSQSKNYSVTVIKDNVILSDQKSRGTTEKNINICCEKSSEFQLRTNNTKELSEEIELKKHVHSKNFKRSEILHKDLETIDGDVKFTTDEINLLNEYRRKKDRLYQDKSMEEKLQKVNDNIGYHKTNKMECSQLSQNKELSAVRKVSLEQNVSSPVSSENLEIPEETNRHTYSKSFVKNVNSDFGIQVANVNLKIKDSELGKDLILGDNGQEHVKDSLDGIKIEINFSRAERNSKGQEQNKRLLYENFRTADDRNVYEIDNSLSYPVASCSNNALDCQHRLSSKKQETSDNTKIYDTIHNIPEKSLMTVDASEANKTENNIATSAVGTSASTTLNEQRRNSLKADEDALVSITSKGMRNSTSESRNLNKLLHNNASSKDSSRSEIIAGTNYSLDVDMTKSKCAISNTAIVDADNKILIKAKNKFEGEDSSMNVKDDRIARIQKQSFNLVESSSQATIEALKNDDEKEATSVSHMLKNTKKLPELNLIELSAKSLSTLNTLDFTFDKLDYKKCSDVNFDRVHTSVEEVDEMDDNYVGKWKKPKINHIFEDCDMFQSTSGYINPIFSSVDKLENLHTVPVYTTKDGKISYSPNRRFAHQELMMETRKREGCSSMRKPHYTDTWNSYYSSKFRKLYKKKRYHGLSDKKKHEFKDTKCLYERKKNYVDDFCGRNHVKYKEYVHKNNNPVECKMYSSSDSDEEIIDRSKYRIGEISNYKKNHVIENKAITIISKSHKRESVADDSDLKNKNKESTAFDIHSSKSEDILLEEMQSLQSRSENDLRNNLASEELATVILNPNCGDANENIKFNGNKSPMPTKTHEFTSESLRLNRDQNLNDKCASPSPIVNENTNISSDDKEAIGSRDKCSSSKVLEGEALSNENEQMLNSYSVKEKENDEVHVEEQNEENNLEISENQTSILETEGSSENIDRIENCEDLETKKSESEVNEANCISTDAILDLYIDADNTNKQKSEESKSISTEIIETLSNKDISEIDEEKFLRSEESILICEQESNKIETLNEEQKKHEESTNRDIKENIASLEYRKNDSPTRSSKANIDTYMNQEEFESRIVQVDTSDQQNSEHIFIDTVNNDKDLNTNSEQGDSVVIEKYEELICVDLSKNAVYIEDDNTIDNSAVLHRDEVKVEENYSNKVQSKDEDNFNQDSSIEEEMPVLSLYCTIKDFSAKRTECRKNETVENEQKENQCQSSSLISYKSSNDLPENNIDMKAIPKLVIKKTETFSSKSECSLDSTEPGTPANRYDTKLLTDVRQKIPKMIIMNSRSRSVTPTIEILDRPKFERIQTIFPEHNDTSMDVDNSDSELDTLKSNNYASKVPKVKIKLEDISSKDLKLYLKRKAIKQSESKKVKKMKTQESKTLTMKYETEDSSETDSVDTDDDDDKAPKLKLRMQEEDKSLSPDRTRGKDTSISKTSFKRTRRTKEENGRHSVKYDKTTTNDDEIRKKYPQCITEKIPKVIIKRTQIGTEFKCEISKSKKTLAIETSKWQPKVKLQRLQVLDHMVMDLNQSKVTLKNKSAINTLSNMSAHIADDVNDTDSCHDTYVKLCRSSSASNLSRAKCKQRRLSNPDYMKVDTKLITDFVDSSSGENKYKSLNINEVKVDSDSKNLKRNSKKRPLLNKKMDHGLNDDSESETKDSIVSKNTTENSFKNLLINEDNDLVVKKKKSFGIKESISCIEDRFVESGIRSRNFDDIDNSIIKVDSSDESQTTIELLPASPDSSDDESKNREFDNTNKIHINGAVPTQLELELELMDNNEKQRSDTLVPKINELSFMDIEKCDHPSHSRKYTDEESTKTYFSDLQYSSQSTYNQNKIQRLEKKSNDYFYCNDLLVKEVLAAKETLKKCLTRCANENTEMTISRHKTVAEKKQGLSFNFKDLDKSHCKPEDVHGKNMKIHKKSGSTEETEHKFIHKLNIEKIVEKHSKEDKSPSTGKKIKSNDLQDETLYSAECPTASTCGYTSVPEATTISLRATKKFSQTTTDEESSVHDPEDSQDEVSEKKMASSIQDQKDNDSTSETKAKEDNMPLLVPEFALNFDSSSDRDSSRSPPVITNQEELENAAQGIKDTKSKVISPIEKIEEDEKHSFKDCEMTIADIITQLAYHEKATIKHRRYCNLCERWFPTTSRHLRHLAGYQHRYMELTQRKSIHALFILFTGKPCPRLLPATVIRKDCSIGELTPLQIAVQDIANYVEHTQQEFKTKE; this is encoded by the exons ATGAACTACGGTGGGAATCTGCCAGATTGGCACCAATTTAATGCCTCACAGACGAACGAGGTTACACCCAACTCTCAAAATGTGAACTCTGGTCATTTGGCGTTCATTCCTGGTGTTAGTCCACCAACATTGAATGCGCATAGTCTTAGCTCTGATGGTCTCAATAAGCATCAAACCGAATCTAACTacaattcaagaaattttcaattgtacaaCAATGTCTCGAGTGGTCCAAATCTTTCAAACAACAGTCCTCTTGCATCCATGGTGCAAATGCAAAACTGCATTGGCCATTATGGTTCTCCAAACACAAGAAATCCTATGCTAGATAACTTAAATGCTTCTGTGGATCCAAGAAACACTGTGGTTGGAACTATAAACGATGAAATAGGATATAGAAATAACCAGGTGCCTTTTAATGGACCTATTGGTCACTTGAACGGAccaaattgtaatataaatgcATCGACTGGACCTGCATCTGGGCCTGGGCCTCGAACTACTTCTGTACCAGGGTCTGGAACTAATCCTGTAAATGGAATTGGGTCTGGCTCTATATATGGATCCGGTCCTAGACACGGACCTGTATCTGGGTCAGGCCCAGGACCTGGAAATATGGGACCAAGAAATACTAATATTGGTTCAGTACCTCTTGGGAAACCTGGCCCTTCCTCGTTTGTGCCTTGCAAGGGACTGTGCTGTAATTCAGATCCTAACATGAATTATCAACAATGGGAAAAATTTGGATCCTACCAAAATAATACATCATACAGAGATAATGTACACCCACCTGGTTATCAGATAGAGAACAGgcattttggaaataattgtaattttaggAAGGACAATCTAGAAGGTAAAGAAACAATGACACCTGTAATGTCCAATGCATCTGCTGTAGATCATAGAAGAAACTTTACAGATTACAAATATCATAAAGATCATTTAACGCATAGAAACTATCCAGCATCTTCAGGGATGTTTCATAACTATCCTGtgcaaaattacaattattcaaCCGAACATCAAAAGTATCCTTATCCTGTAAAAGAACATCCAAAAACGAATAATATGAATATGTCGAATCCAGGAATGCTTAAACATCaagatcaaaattttattgctcaacaaaaatttaacaataaacaGTTTCAATATCAAAATGGGAATATGTTACCTAAAGGAGTCCCTACTATGAATGTTAATGGAAACATGGCTTCAACTTCCCAAAATCTTTACTTTAATTCCCAATATGCGAGGAACATTCCAACAGAAATCGCTCACGAATGTCAAGAAACCACCGATAATGGTGCGGTAATAAATAGAATGCCAGGTACTTATATGCATAATTCTTCTGCTCAGCAACAAACTAACCAACATAAAAttgcaatacaaaaattttcaattgaaaatcaTCTTCGGGAAATGAGCAGAACACCTGGGTATCAATCACATCCAAGATATAAAGAATGTGTTTTGAGGTACAGAGAATTATTAAAGTTACAACAATCGACTGGTTACCAAAATCCTGTTCAACAAACTCCGCGTGTTGCGACGCCAGTCAACACTGCAGTACCACCAATCAATTTGCAATTTGATCAAAATGGTATGTTAATAAACTCGAATTTCATCACAGATGGTTTTTCTAAATTGCAACACGCACCATCTATGGAACAACAATCGGAAGCTATGGAGAAGCAACAGAAGGATCAAGCTATCGCCATAGCTAATGAAAAGTGCCAGCAAACACAGCAGCCAGGACAGTTAATGATTCCCTCGGAAATCGAACATGTTCCTTCCTCGTGTGCAGAGACCTTTCAAAAGCAAAATCAGTTTCCGATACACAAGGACTTCAATCAAAACCAATTGAAAGTGCAAACTAGCGAGAGTCATAGGTTTGATACCTTGAATACTGATACTAGCAACAAAACGATGATGCAGCAGAAAGCTTCTAAACAATTTGCCAACAAGCCTGATCTCGATGTTCGACAATTTTTGGCTAATTGGGATGAGACAGATGATGAAGAGGGACCGACGTCGAGTTTGCCAGATACTGTTTTAAGCGATACCACTCCAGTCGTAGTCGTCAGCTACGAGAACGTTGATCTTTCATCAAAATCACCACAAAGTACAGAAGTCACCAGAAGGAACAGCTTTGATTCAAACAAAACGCCATTGGATAACGAGAAAGAAGCTGAAGCAAACATGATAACAACACAAGATTGTTTGGCGATATCGTATTCACCGCCAGAAAGCGCGGAAATTGCCAAAACCACTAAACGGACGATAGGAGAAGGCGTGGTAAAACCTGGGAGCATCATACACTGTATAAGCAATGGTCCTGATGAGATACCTACGATACATATAGTAGATAACTTAGAAATAAGCAACATTTTAGGAGCGTCCAACGACCAGGTCATAGAGACTTTAGAAAAGCAAAAGACAATATCGTTCTTTCGAGAAACAACTAATAATGAAACGGAAGCTACAGTTCTTAAAAGTGCTGAGCAGcacaacaaaaatgaaacttgtATATTGTCTGCTAATTACAGTACGTCCCTTGCTAATGTGAACAAGGTTACAAATATTCAGGATTCTAGGATTTCTGAAACAATACAAACGGACACCACATCTATAAATAATCAAGAACTGAGAGTTTTATCAGCAAAAAGTAATTTGGATGTTACCGACAATCTAGATTTAAAGAAGCAAAGTAGTTTTGCCAGCGAAGAATCCCACAATCCCGATGACATAAGCTTACCGGATCTACCAACGTCTGAGTGTACGCCCATCTCCACAACTTTGAACACTCCTATTCATTCCGATAGCGAGGAATCTTCGCAAAATATCGAGGATCTATCTATATCTACTAATCCGATAGAAGTAATGCAAAACAGTCCAGTAATTAGTTTTACACAATCTCCAGTAAAAATGGAACCATACGGACAATTGAACAATGAAgataaacttaaaaatagaTCTCTTGGCACACTAGAATTGGAATTCCAGAAAGAAAATCGTTACAAGAACAGCGCCGCTACGAGTAACCACGAGCAAGAAGTAATTATTAGTAATTTTGATTTCTCTCCGAGTAACTCTAAAACAAAATCGGCTGAAATTGTTAAAGataaacaagtgaaaaatCTTGAAACCAATTTAGCAAGGAAAAAAGTGTTCTTGATAGATGGCAAAGAAAACGATATAAGAGTTTCAGACACATGCGCTGCTTTAACATCTATCGCGTATGAACTAGAGGTTCAACAAGAGATAGtagaaagtgaaaagaatTCTGAATGTGAATCTCCTAACTCTGTACACGGAGAAAAACATAAAGCGAGAAGATCAACGGATTCAACGAAATCTGTTATTCAAAACAGCGACTCCACAGCAGATGTAGATAATATCGCGTGTACCGTGATTTCGACTGCTTCTAATGCAAATTTGACAAGTCCTACAGAGTCTGATGACGAAACGCAAACGTCCAAACATGAAAGAGCGCTATCTAAaagacagaaaataaaaagtttgaatGTATCTATTAATACCATCAATCCAACGTTAACGGAAGTTAACTTAAATGCAAGGAAGAGAATAAAAGGGTCTGGAGGTTGGGAAGATAAATGCATAGATAGAAATgccgataaattaataaaagttcaGAAAAAGAATGTGGAACATTTAACGCAATTAAAGCATTCCGACATCAAAAGATTTGCCGAGGATGATTCGAACTCATCTCAAGGCGACGAACATTCTGTGTGCCATATGACTTCCCAATCCAAGAATTATTCTGTTACTGTGATAAAAGATAACGTTATTTTAAGTGATCAGAAATCACGTGGTACcacagagaaaaatataaatatatgctgTGAAAAGTCATCTGAATTTCAATTAAGAACAAACAATACCAAAGAGCTTTCTGAAGAGATAGAACTTAAGAAACATGTTcattctaaaaattttaagaggtctgaaatattacataaagaTCTGGAAACCATAGATGGAGATGTTAAATTTACTAcggatgaaataaatttgttgaacGAATATAGAAGGAAGAAAGATAGATTGTATCAAGATAAAAGTATGGaggaaaaattacaaaaggtGAATGATAATATAGGTTATCATAAGACCAATAAAATGGAATGTTCGCAACTTAGTCAAAATAAAGAGCTATCGGCAGTACGTAAAGTAAGCTTAGAGCAAAACGTGTCTTCTCCGGTAAGTTCTGAGAACTTGGAAATCCCAGAGGAAACGAATAGACACACATATTCAAAGAGTTTTGTTAAAAACGTTAACTCTGATTTTGGAATTCAAGTTGCGAACGtgaacttgaaaattaaagatagCGAGCTTGGGAAAGACTTGATCTTAGGAGACAATGGTCAAGAGCATGTCAAAGATTCTCTGGATGGTATAAAGATCGAGATAAACTTTTCGCGTGCAGAACGAAATTCAAAAGGACAAGAGCAAAACAAACGGCTATTGTACGAAAATTTCAGAACAGCAGATGATCGAAACGTGTATGAAATTGATAATTCGCTTTCTTATCCTGTTGCTAGTTGTTCTAATAATGCGTTGGATTGTCAACATCGACTGAGTTCTAAAAAACAAGAAACTTCGGataatacgaaaatatatGACACAATACATAACATACCTGAAAAGTCTCTTATGACAGTAGATGCTAGCGAAgcaaataaaactgaaaacaATATAGCAACATCAGCTGTAGGTACAAGTGCGAGTACCACTCTCAACGAACAGAGAAGAAATTCATTGAAAGCAGACGAAGATGCTTTAGTATCTATTACATCCAAAGGAATGCGGAATTCGACTTCAGAAAGTCGGAatcttaataaattattacacaaTAACGCCTCGTCTAAGGATTCATCAAGATCAGAGATAATCGCGGGTACTAATTATTCTCTCGATGTTGATATGACTAAGTCAAAGTGTGCAATATCTAATACTGCCATAGTTGATGCAGATAATAAGATATTAATTAAGGCAAAGAATAAGTTTGAGGGTGAAGATAGTTCCATGAATGTAAAGGATGATCGTATAGCTAgaatacaaaaacaaagttttaatttagTAGAATCTTCTTCGCAGGCAACGATAGAAGcgttaaaaaatgatgacGAGAAAGAGGCGACCAGCGTGTCCCACATGCTGAAAAACACGAAAAAGCTACCAGAACTTAATCTTATAGAATTGAGCGCAAAGTCGTTAAGCACCTTGAACACTTTAGACTTCACTTTCGATAAGTTAGACTACAAGAAATGCTCAGATGTGAATTTCGATCGCGTTCATACAAGTGTGGAAGAGGTTGACGAGATGGACGATAATTATGTGGGAAAGTGGAAAAAGCCAAAGATAAATCACATTTTTGAAGACTGTGACATGTTCCAAAGTACCAGCGGGTATATAAATCCTATTTTTTCAAGCGTAGATAAACTGGAGAATTTGCATACAGTTCCTGTATACACTACCAAAGACGGAAAGATATCTTATAGCCCTAATCGAAGATTCGCGCATCAGGAATTGATGATGGAAACTCGTAAACGAGAAGGATGCTCTTCTATGCGAAAGCCTCACTACACAGATACTTGGAATAGTTACTACAGTTCGAAGTTTCGCAAGTTGTACAAGAAAAAACGATATCATGGTCTCAGCGACAAGAAAAAACACGAGTTTAAAGACACAAAGTGTTTATATGAACGCAAGAAGAACTACGTGGACGACTTTTGTGGGAGGAATCATGTTAAGTATAAGGAATACGtgcataaaaataacaatccTGTTGAATGTAAAATGTACAGTAGCAGTGATTCTGACGAGGAAATCATAGATCGCAGCAAGTATCGTATTGGTGAAataagtaattacaaaaagaatCATGTTATCGAGAATAAAGCTATCACGATTATTTCTAAATCGCATAAGAGAGAATCAGTTGCAGATGActcagatttaaaaaataaaaataaagaaagtacTGCATTTGATATCCATTCATCCAAAAGTGAAGACATACTTTTGGAAGAGATGCAGTCACTTCAGTCCCGTTCTGAGAATGATTTACGTAACAACCTTGCTTCAGAAGAACTTGCTACAGTTATATTAAATCCGAATTGCGGGgatgcaaatgaaaatattaaatttaatggaaACAAATCTCCAATGCCAACTAAAACCCATGAGTTTACTTCAGAAAGCCTTCGGTTAAACAgagatcaaaatttaaatgataaatgtgCTAGTCCAAGTCCTATTGTAaacgaaaatacaaatatttctagCGACGATAAAGAAGCTATAGGTTCCAGagataaatgttcaagttCAAAGGTTCTGGAAGGAGAAGCTTTATCGAACGAAAACGAACAAATGCTTAATTCATATtctgttaaagaaaaagaaaatgacgaAGTACATGTTGAAgaacaaaatgaagaaaataatttagagaTATCAGAGAACCAAACTTCTATTTTGGAAACCGAAGGTAGTTCTGAAAATATAGATCGTATTGAAAATTGTGAAGACTTGGAAACTAAAAAATCAGAATCTGAAGTTAATGAAGCAAATTGTATTTCAACAGATGCAATCTTAGATCTGTATATAGACGCTGATAACACGAATAAACAGAAATCAGAAGAGTCCAAAAGTATATCCactgaaataatagaaacattgTCTAACAAGGATATTAGTGAAATAGATgaagagaaatttttaagatcTGAGGAAAGCATTTTAATATGTGAACAAGAgagtaataaaatagaaactttaaatgaaGAGCAAAAGAAGCACGAAGAAAGTACAAATAGAgacataaaagaaaacattgcaTCATTGGAATACAGGAAAAATGATTCACCAACACGCAGCTCAAAGGCAAATATTGATACTTACATGAACCAAGAGGAATTTGAATCTCGTATAGTGCAGGTAGATACAAGTGATCAACAAAATTcagaacatatttttattgatacaGTTAATAATGATAAAGATTTAAATACGAATTCTGAACAAGGAGACTCTgtagtaattgaaaaatacgaaGAATTGATTTGTGTAGATCTTTCTAAGAATGCAGTTTATATCGAAGATGACAATACAATTGATAACTCGGCTGTACTTCACAGAGATGAAGTGAAagtagaagaaaattattctaacAAAGTTCAAAGTAAAGATGaagataattttaatcaaGATTCTTCAATTGAAGAAGAGATGCCTGTTTTAAGCTTGTACTGCACCATTAAAGATTTTTCAGCTAAACGTACTGAATgtaggaaaaatgaaactgtagaaaatgaacaaaaagaaaaccaaTGTCAGTCGTCATCCCTTATATCTTACAAAAGTTCAAATGATTTGCCAGAAAACAATATAGATATGAAAGCAATACCAAAGCTTGTCATAAAGAAAACTGAAACATTTAGTTCAAAATCGGAATGTTCATTAGACTCTACAGAACCTGGGACTCCTGCTAATAGATACGATACAAAGTTACTAACCGATGTACGtcaaaaaataccaaaaatgaTAATCATGAATAGCAGATCTCGTTCAGTAACCCCTACTATTGAAATTTTGGACAGACctaaatttgaaagaatacaAACTATTTTTCCAGAACATAACGATACTAGTATGGATGTAGATAACAGCGATTCTGAACTGGATACATTAAAATCTAACAATTATGCAAGTAAGGTACcgaaagtgaaaataaaattggaagatATATCGTCCAAGGACTTAAAGTTATACTTAAAACGAAAAGCCATTAAACAGAGTGAATCCAAAAaggttaaaaaaatgaaaacacagGAGAGTAAGACattaacaatgaaatatgaaacagAAGATAGTTCGGAAACAGACAGTGTTGATACTGATGATGACGACGACAAAGCaccaaaattgaaattaagaaTGCAAGAAGAAGACAAGTCTTTGTCGCCAGATAGAACCAGAGGAAAAGATACAAGTATTTCGAAAACATCTTTCAAAAGAACTAGaagaacaaaagaagaaaatggaaggCACTctgtaaaatatgataaaaccACAACTAACGATGAtgagataagaaaaaaatatccaCAGTGCATTACtgaaaaaattcccaaagttataataaaaagaacacaaATTGGGACGGAATTCAAGTGCGAAATtagtaaaagtaaaaagacATTAGCTATAGAAACATCGAAATGGCAACCAAAAGTTAAGCTACAAAGACTGCAAGTTCTGGATCACATGGTTATGGATTTAAATCAATCAAAAGTTacgttaaaaaacaaatctgCGATAAATACATTATCTAACATGTCTGCACATATTGCAGATGATGTTAATGATACAGATTCATGTCATGATACTTATGTAAAACTATGTAGATCCAGTTCAGCATCGAATTTATCTCGTGCTAAGTGTAAACAGAGAAGATTGTCTAACCCCGATTACATGAAAgtagatacaaaattaattactgatTTTGTTGATAGTAGTTCAggggaaaataaatataaatcactGAATATTAATGAAGTCAAAGTTGACAGTGATAGCAAAAATTTGAAGAGGAATAGTAAGAAAAGACcacttttaaataagaaaatggaTCATGGTCTGAATGATGATAGCGAGAGTGAGACAAAAGACTCAATTGTATCTAAAAATACAACAGAGAACTCCTTTAAAAATCTTCTGATAAATGAAGACAATGATCTAGTggttaagaaaaagaaatctttcgGTATTAAGGAAAGTATATCTTGCATAGAAGACAGATTTGTAGAATCTGGTATACGTTCGCGTAATTTTGACGACATCGACAATTCCATAATTAAAGTTGACTCCTCGGATGAAAGCCAAACCACTATAGAACTTTTACCAGCGTCTCCTGATAGCAGTGATGACGAGTCAAAGAATCGTGAATTCGACAATACAAATAAGATACATATAAATGGCGCAGTACCAACTCAATTAGAACTGGAATTAGAACTTATGGATAATAATGAGAAACAACGTTCGGATACACTCGTAccgaaaattaatgaattaagCTTTATGGACATTGAAAAATGTGATCACCCATCGCATTCCAGGAAATACACCGACGAAGAATCGACGAAAACGTATTTCAGTGATCTTCAATATTCTTCTCAGAGTACCTACAACCAAAACAAGATACAAAGACTAGAAAAGAAAtcaaacgattatttttactgCAATGATTTATTAGTTAAGGAAGTATTAGCTGCTAAAGAAACactaaagaaatgtttaactCGATgtgcaaatgaaaatacagaGATGACAATATCGAGACATAAAACAGTAGCAGAGAAGAAGCAAggtttaagtttcaattttaaggATCTCGACAAATCCCATTGTAAGCCTGAAGATGTACACGGTAAAAACATGAAGATACATAAAAAATCTGGAAGCACAGAGGAAACAGAacacaaatttattcataaattgaaCATTGAGAAAATCGTAGAGAAACATTCCAAAGAAGATAAATCACCCTCCAcggggaaaaaaataaaatcaaacgaTTTACAAGATGAAACACTTTACTCCGCGGAATGTCCTACAGCGTCGACATGTGGATATACTAGCGTACCTGAAGCAACTACAATTTCCTTAAGAGCTACTAAGAAATTTAGTCAAACTACGACAGACGAAGAAAGTAGCGTACACGATCCAGAAGACTCCCAAGATGAAGTATCCGAGAAAAAAATGGCTAGTAGTATTCAAGATCAGAAGGATAACGACAGTACAAGTGAAACAAAAGCGAAAGAAGACAATATGCCATTATTAGTGCCAgaatttgcattaaattttgattccaGTTCGGACAGAGATAGTTCGCGATCTCCACCTGTTATAACGAACCAAGAAGAGCTTGAAAACGCGGCACAAGGTATAAAAGATACGAAGAGTAAAGTAATAAGTCCAATTGAGAAAATCGAGGAGGATGAGAAACATTCCTTCAAAGACTGTGAAATGACTATTGCTGATATTATAACGCAATTAGCTTACCATGAAAAG GCAACAATAAAGCATAGAAGATACTGCAATTTATGCGAGAGATGGTTCCCTACAACATCACGACATCTACGGCATTTAGCTGGATATCAACACCGTTATATGGAATTGACACAGCGCAAAAGCATTCATGCACTTTTCATTCTATTCACTGGTAAACCCTGTCCCAGACTCCTCCCAGCGACTGTCATTCGCAAAGATTGTTCCATAGGGGAATTAACGCCTTTACAAATCGCTGTTCAG GATATTGCAAACTATGTGGAACACACCCAACaggaatttaaaacaaaagagtGA